The Camelus bactrianus isolate YW-2024 breed Bactrian camel chromosome 32, ASM4877302v1, whole genome shotgun sequence genome includes a region encoding these proteins:
- the RTN4R gene encoding reticulon-4 receptor, translated as MKRASAGGSQLLAWVLWLQAWRVAAPCPGACVCYNEPKVTTSCPQQGLQAVPANIPAASQRVFLHGNRITYVPAASFRACRNLTILWLHSNALARIDAAAFTGLALLEQLDLSDNAQLRAVDPTTFHGLGHLHTLHLDRCGLQELGPGLFRGLAALQYLYLQDNGLQALPDDAFQDLGNLTHLFLHGNRIPSVPERAFRGLHSLDRLLLHQNRVARVHPRAFRDLGRLMTLYLFANNLSALPAEALAPLRALQYLRLNDNPWVCDCRARPLWAWLQQFRGSSSEVPCSLPPRLAGRDLKRLAATDLEGCAVAARPSRPIRTGGPADEEPLGLPKCCQPDAADKASVLEAGRPASAGNALKGRVPPGDSPPGNGSGPRHINDSPFGTLPGSAEPPLTAVRPEGSEPPGPPTTGPRRRPGCSRKNRTRSQCRLGQAGTGGGGAGEAEGSGSLPGLACSLAPLGLALVLWTVLRPC; from the coding sequence ggagcCAGCTGCTGGCCTGGGTGCTGTGGCTGCAGGCGTGGCGGGTGGCGGCGCCGTGCCCAGGTGCCTGCGTGTGCTACAACGAGCCCAAGGTGACCACAAGCTGCCCACAGCAGGGTCTCCAGGCCGTGCCCGCTAACATCCCAGCCGCCAGCCAGCGCGTCTTCCTGCATGGCAACCGCATCACATACGTGCCAGCCGCCAGCTTCCGCGCCTGCCGCAACCTCACCATCCTGTGGCTGCACTCGAATGCGCTGGCCCGCATCGATGCCGCTGCCTTCACCGGCCTGGCGCTCCTCGAGCAGCTGGACCTCAGCGACAATGCACAGCTGCGTGCTGTGGATCCCACCACGTTCCACGGCCTGGGCCACCTGCACACACTGCACCTCGACCGCTGTGGCCTGCAGGAGCTGGGCCCCGGGCTGTTCCGTGGCCTGGCCGCCCTGCAGTACCTCTACCTGCAGGACAACGGGCTGCAGGCGCTCCCCGATGACGCCTTCCAAGACCTGGGGAACCTCACACACCTCTTCCTGCATGGCAACCGCATCCCCAGTGTGCCCGAGCGCGCCTTCCGCGGCCTGCACAGCCTCGACCGCCTCCTGCTGCACCAGAACCGCGTGGCCCGCGTGCACCCGCGCGCCTTCCGTGACCTCGGCCGCCTCATGACGCTCTACCTGTTTGCCAACAACCTCTCTGCGCTGCCCGCGGAGGCCCTGGCGCCACTGCGTGCCCTGCAGTACCTGCGGCTCAATGACAACCCCTGGGTGTGCGACTGCCGGGCGCGTCCGCTCTGGGCCTGGCTGCAGCAGTTCCGCGGCTCGTCGTCCGAGGTGCCCTGCAGCCTGCCCCCACGCCTGGCCGGCCGCGACCTCAAGCGCCTGGCCGCCACCGACCTGGAGGGCTGCGCTGTGGCCGCTCGGCCCTCCCGTCCCATCCGGACCGGCGGGCCTGCCGACGAGGAGCCACTGGGGCTACCCAAGTGCTGCCAGCCGGACGCTGCGGACAAGGCCTCGGTGCTGGAGGCCGGGAGGCCGGCCTCGGCCGGCAATGCGCTCAAGGGACGCGTGCCACCAGGCGACAGCCCGCCAGGCAACGGCTCGGGCCCAAGACACATCAACGACTCCCCGTTCGGGACTCTGCCTGGCTCGGCCGAGCCCCCACTGACTGCAGTGCGGCCTGAGGGCTCCGAGCCCCCAGGCCCTCCCACCACTGGCCCTCGCCGGCGGCCGGGCTGTTCCCGCAAGAACCGCACGCGCAGCCAGTGCCGTCTGGGCCAGGCGGGCACTGGGGGCGG